The following proteins are co-located in the Paenibacillus sp. FSL H8-0079 genome:
- a CDS encoding DsbA family oxidoreductase encodes MKIEVWSDFACPFCFIGKQRFERALEQFANKEDVKVVFKTFELDPKAPKSVDHDVHDMLVGKYGMSREQAITMNNNIGKEAEDAGLAFHFDSIQLTNTFDAHRIAKYASEHGKVRIIQDFFKAYFTEGRHLGDHETLIELAVQAGFNEDEIRHVLNGDEYAKEVRMDEEEAQRLGATGVPFFVIDRKYALSGAQSSDKFLQTLTTAWKDSQPLQLLNDTAVDSESTDTCSDGACSIK; translated from the coding sequence ATGAAAATAGAAGTTTGGTCGGATTTTGCATGTCCCTTTTGTTTTATCGGGAAACAAAGGTTCGAAAGAGCACTAGAACAATTTGCTAACAAGGAAGACGTCAAAGTTGTTTTCAAAACTTTCGAATTAGATCCCAAAGCTCCAAAAAGCGTAGATCATGATGTACATGACATGTTGGTCGGCAAATATGGAATGAGCCGTGAGCAAGCCATCACCATGAATAACAATATCGGCAAGGAAGCCGAAGATGCTGGACTTGCGTTTCATTTTGATTCGATTCAACTGACCAATACGTTTGATGCCCACCGAATAGCGAAATACGCATCAGAGCATGGAAAAGTGAGAATAATACAAGACTTTTTTAAGGCATACTTTACGGAAGGTCGGCATTTAGGGGATCATGAAACCTTAATTGAATTAGCTGTACAAGCAGGGTTTAACGAGGACGAGATTCGCCATGTTCTTAACGGAGATGAGTATGCTAAAGAGGTTCGTATGGATGAGGAGGAAGCACAACGACTTGGCGCAACGGGTGTTCCTTTCTTTGTGATTGATCGGAAGTATGCTTTATCTGGAGCACAATCAAGCGATAAATTCCTGCAAACTCTGACAACAGCTTGGAAGGATTCCCAGCCGTTGCAATTGTTAAATGATACCGCTGTGGATTCAGAATCCACAGATACATGCAGTGATGGAGCATGCAGCATCAAGTAA
- a CDS encoding MBL fold metallo-hydrolase — translation MSNLSIEVFTGSSQAFNVNSAIVYGEKDAVLVDAQFLLSDAHRLTARLLELGKNLTHIYVTHFHPDHYFGLQVVKSVYPQAQVLALAETVEDIKNTFAKKIAQWKPTVGNNVPDVPVIPDVLDQDIIELEGHELKIKGRLQGDTPNNSYVWIPSIKALITGDIVYNDTFVWTLETNTESRQAWHQTLDELQSLNPEIVVAGHQAYNTENTPEAIAHTRRYLVAFDEVLSESPTTDQIIAKVKSRFPELNTVEIGLILAAKAFGVNHAE, via the coding sequence ATGTCTAATTTGTCGATTGAAGTATTTACAGGTTCCTCCCAAGCTTTTAACGTTAACTCGGCTATCGTATATGGAGAAAAGGATGCGGTTCTAGTCGATGCTCAATTTTTGCTTAGCGATGCGCACCGTCTTACGGCCAGATTGCTTGAATTAGGAAAAAACTTGACGCACATCTACGTAACCCACTTTCATCCAGATCACTATTTCGGTCTGCAGGTTGTAAAATCGGTGTACCCTCAAGCTCAGGTACTGGCGTTGGCAGAAACAGTTGAGGACATCAAAAATACATTTGCCAAAAAAATTGCTCAATGGAAGCCTACAGTTGGAAACAACGTTCCAGACGTACCAGTAATCCCAGATGTTCTGGATCAGGATATCATCGAACTCGAGGGACATGAACTGAAGATCAAGGGTCGCCTGCAAGGGGACACACCAAATAACAGTTATGTATGGATTCCTTCGATTAAAGCGCTCATTACCGGAGATATTGTTTATAATGATACCTTTGTATGGACGCTTGAAACCAATACAGAATCCCGTCAGGCATGGCATCAGACTTTGGATGAATTGCAGTCGCTGAATCCTGAAATCGTGGTCGCAGGCCATCAGGCTTACAATACGGAAAATACCCCTGAAGCCATCGCACACACTCGTCGCTACCTCGTTGCTTTTGATGAAGTGCTGAGCGAATCACCGACAACAGATCAAATTATTGCTAAAGTGAAATCTCGCTTCCCAGAGCTGAATACTGTCGAAATTGGCTTAATCCTTGCCGCCAAAGCTTTCGGGGTGAACCATGCCGAGTAA
- a CDS encoding nuclear transport factor 2 family protein, whose product MPSNLGIIRSTYEGDSKENGVKYQTYLAEYAEWTEAAGFPYAGTYIGYDEIFKNVFSRLGTEWDGYKAEVSEFYEDGDTIVAVGVYSGTYKQTGKYFEADFVHIWKLEDQKILKFKQYVDSYLVQRAMVSE is encoded by the coding sequence ATGCCGAGTAATCTGGGAATCATAAGAAGCACGTATGAAGGAGATTCTAAAGAAAACGGTGTGAAGTACCAGACCTATTTGGCGGAATATGCGGAATGGACAGAAGCTGCAGGTTTTCCTTACGCTGGAACATATATCGGATATGATGAAATCTTTAAAAATGTTTTCTCCCGTCTGGGAACGGAATGGGACGGATATAAAGCAGAAGTCAGCGAGTTTTATGAAGATGGAGATACCATTGTTGCGGTAGGTGTGTATTCAGGAACTTACAAACAGACGGGTAAATACTTCGAAGCAGATTTTGTGCATATATGGAAGCTTGAAGATCAAAAGATTTTGAAATTTAAGCAATATGTTGATAGTTACCTAGTACAGCGTGCCATGGTGTCTGAATAA
- a CDS encoding MBL fold metallo-hydrolase — translation MLSKKSSIGALLLLCFMLVLSACSTTASGTNSATDTSSNTDTTSTASEETEKSSVDLKITTFNPGANSVFAVSSSLIEGPNEVVLVDAQFQKNDAQQVVQMIRDTGKTLTTVYVSHKDPDFYFGLSEIKAAFPDVKIVAPPATVEGITETIQVKNDYWNPILKENAPTAQIIPDVLDGDNLTVDGEAIQVIGLDGPDPSHTVLWVPSKKTILGGVPIFENQHVWMADNQTPESRDEWREILDQILALNPERVIPGHYLGESAGDTSSITFTKDYIAKFEAETEKTKDSKELIAAMQAAYPDFNNISVLETSAQVIKGEISWP, via the coding sequence ATGTTAAGCAAAAAATCATCAATTGGAGCTCTTTTGTTATTGTGTTTTATGTTAGTACTGAGTGCATGTTCTACAACAGCAAGTGGGACGAATAGTGCCACAGATACTTCGTCGAATACCGATACAACCAGTACGGCAAGTGAAGAAACGGAAAAGTCGTCAGTCGATCTCAAGATCACAACATTTAACCCAGGAGCAAACAGCGTATTCGCAGTCTCCTCAAGCCTGATTGAAGGACCGAATGAAGTGGTGCTCGTTGATGCCCAGTTCCAAAAAAATGATGCACAGCAAGTAGTCCAAATGATTCGTGACACCGGAAAGACACTGACTACAGTTTATGTAAGCCACAAAGACCCGGATTTCTACTTTGGTCTGTCGGAGATCAAAGCAGCATTTCCTGATGTGAAAATAGTCGCTCCCCCGGCCACTGTAGAAGGGATCACAGAAACAATTCAGGTAAAGAATGATTATTGGAATCCAATCTTGAAGGAAAATGCACCGACCGCGCAAATCATTCCCGATGTTCTTGATGGCGATAATCTGACAGTTGATGGGGAAGCAATACAAGTAATCGGTCTCGATGGTCCAGATCCTTCTCATACTGTCCTTTGGGTTCCGTCGAAAAAGACGATCCTGGGTGGTGTTCCGATCTTCGAAAACCAGCATGTGTGGATGGCAGATAACCAGACTCCAGAGAGTCGCGACGAGTGGCGTGAAATTCTGGACCAGATCCTTGCCCTGAATCCAGAGCGGGTTATACCTGGTCATTACCTCGGTGAGAGCGCTGGAGATACATCCAGCATAACATTCACCAAGGACTACATTGCTAAATTCGAAGCTGAAACAGAGAAAACCAAGGATTCCAAAGAACTGATTGCGGCGATGCAAGCAGCATATCCAGATTTCAATAATATTAGTGTCCTGGAAACGAGTGCCCAGGTCATTAAAGGTGAGATTTCCTGGCCATAA
- a CDS encoding urease accessory protein UreD: protein MSTGLNINIWMTMLPLHICIHTAMSMALTRINSSSVPTGTEMNRNESASEPVTRRSELRATFAFQGERTVMTDRYYSAPLRFSRSFRPPGGGTELCVYTSDVSPGVLNGDHYHSQWELGEGTHVMLSSTSATRLHPTPSIPSSVNHHFRLGKGATLEYFPECVIPFKGSSSSLAVTFELEDQAILAYADIWSAGRIHRGEAFQFERYRSLTEIWQGEKLAVWDRFGLEPETDDPKHSASLLHYTHTAALWMIAPGLGTAELEQVRSALPPDGRMLAGASLLATGGIGVRLLGMAAWELQEQCLQIWNTLRPHLLGKETLVFRK from the coding sequence TTGTCCACTGGCTTGAACATCAATATATGGATGACGATGCTTCCGCTGCACATCTGCATTCACACAGCCATGAGCATGGCACTCACTCGCATTAATTCATCTTCCGTTCCTACGGGAACAGAGATGAATCGGAACGAAAGTGCAAGTGAGCCCGTCACGCGCCGCAGCGAGCTTCGAGCCACCTTTGCCTTTCAAGGTGAGCGCACTGTCATGACCGATCGTTATTACAGTGCGCCTCTCCGGTTTAGCCGATCCTTTCGACCTCCCGGAGGTGGAACCGAATTATGTGTGTACACGTCAGACGTCTCTCCCGGAGTCCTTAACGGGGATCATTATCATTCCCAGTGGGAATTAGGGGAAGGCACCCATGTCATGCTGAGCAGCACATCTGCTACCAGACTTCATCCTACACCTTCCATTCCTTCATCCGTTAATCATCACTTTCGGTTGGGAAAAGGGGCCACACTGGAATACTTTCCTGAATGTGTGATTCCCTTCAAAGGCAGTTCATCATCCCTCGCTGTAACCTTTGAGCTGGAAGACCAGGCGATTCTGGCCTATGCAGACATCTGGTCTGCCGGACGGATTCATCGGGGAGAAGCATTCCAATTTGAGCGTTACCGCAGCTTGACGGAGATATGGCAAGGCGAGAAACTGGCTGTCTGGGATCGATTCGGACTCGAACCGGAAACCGATGACCCCAAACACTCAGCATCCCTCCTTCACTATACTCACACGGCTGCATTGTGGATGATTGCCCCAGGACTGGGCACTGCGGAGCTGGAACAGGTCAGATCCGCTCTGCCACCAGATGGACGAATGCTCGCAGGGGCGAGTTTGTTGGCAACCGGCGGCATCGGCGTTCGACTCCTTGGCATGGCAGCTTGGGAGCTTCAGGAGCAATGTCTTCAGATCTGGAATACACTCCGCCCCCATCTGCTAGGCAAAGAAACCCTCGTCTTTCGTAAATAA
- the ureG gene encoding urease accessory protein UreG codes for MCGGANHTHHPEWKRNEFDRSRPMRIGIGGPVGSGKTALVEKLSKALRTRYSLAVITNDIYTKEDAEILLRQNALAPERIIGVETGGCPHTAIREDASMNFEAVDELIERFPDLQLIFIESGGDNLSAAFSPELADVFIYIIDVAQGEKLPRKGGPGITRSDLLLINKTDLAPYVGASLEVMKNDTERVREGRPYVMSNLMSGEGVSEIVHWLEHQYMDDDASAAHLHSHSHEHGTHSH; via the coding sequence ATGTGTGGAGGAGCTAATCATACGCATCATCCGGAGTGGAAACGCAACGAATTTGATCGGAGTCGTCCGATGCGAATTGGCATTGGTGGACCGGTAGGTTCAGGTAAAACAGCCCTTGTGGAGAAGCTGTCCAAGGCACTGCGTACACGTTATAGCCTTGCTGTCATCACAAATGACATTTACACCAAAGAAGATGCCGAGATTTTGCTGCGTCAGAATGCATTGGCACCAGAGCGTATTATCGGCGTTGAGACAGGCGGATGCCCGCACACGGCTATTCGTGAGGATGCCTCCATGAATTTTGAAGCAGTTGACGAGTTGATTGAACGCTTCCCGGATCTGCAACTGATCTTCATCGAGAGCGGCGGCGATAATCTCTCTGCTGCATTCAGTCCGGAACTGGCTGATGTGTTCATCTACATTATCGACGTTGCCCAAGGAGAGAAACTTCCTCGCAAAGGCGGTCCCGGCATCACGCGTTCAGATCTGCTGTTAATTAACAAAACCGACCTCGCCCCTTACGTTGGAGCAAGCCTGGAAGTGATGAAAAATGATACCGAGCGGGTACGCGAAGGCCGTCCTTATGTCATGTCTAATCTAATGAGCGGTGAAGGTGTATCCGAGATTGTCCACTGGCTTGAACATCAATATATGGATGACGATGCTTCCGCTGCACATCTGCATTCACACAGCCATGAGCATGGCACTCACTCGCATTAA
- a CDS encoding urease accessory protein UreF, with translation MMNSGTKLLRYVQLLDSALPIGGFSHSFGLEAYTHDGTVRNTAQLEQFIRSQLHSSLVRLDGLAIKGVYQAIKQQDAALLALYDKRVHAQRSPRELRESGHKMGKRLLKLARSLYPWMDFSLIDEAIREYGAYGGITTIHGYINYQLEIGLDEAVTGHLYTSVNAYVNSALRLLPIGQTEAQMLIQKLLDDIEAEWALIRENEPEDMHSFGIAQEIYAMRHETLPARLFMS, from the coding sequence ATGATGAACAGTGGAACGAAGTTACTCCGTTACGTTCAGCTGCTGGATTCGGCCCTGCCCATCGGTGGTTTCTCCCATTCCTTCGGTCTGGAAGCTTACACGCATGATGGCACCGTGCGGAATACCGCACAGCTTGAACAGTTTATTCGCAGCCAGCTTCATTCCAGTCTCGTGCGACTAGATGGTCTTGCCATCAAAGGCGTCTATCAAGCGATAAAACAGCAAGATGCCGCTCTACTCGCTCTATACGACAAACGCGTGCATGCCCAGCGCTCCCCTCGGGAACTCAGGGAAAGCGGCCACAAGATGGGCAAGCGATTGCTCAAGCTCGCCCGTTCACTCTATCCATGGATGGACTTTTCCCTGATCGATGAGGCCATACGGGAATACGGCGCGTATGGTGGCATCACGACCATTCATGGTTATATCAACTATCAATTGGAGATTGGATTGGACGAAGCCGTTACCGGGCATCTGTATACCTCAGTGAACGCTTATGTGAACAGCGCACTTCGCCTGCTGCCCATCGGACAGACCGAAGCGCAGATGTTGATTCAGAAACTGCTTGATGATATTGAAGCGGAATGGGCTCTCATTCGGGAAAATGAACCGGAAGACATGCACAGCTTCGGAATCGCCCAGGAAATCTATGCCATGCGACACGAGACTTTACCCGCGCGGCTGTTTATGTCTTAA
- the ureC gene encoding urease subunit alpha, with translation MKRMSREQYASMFGPTTGDAVRLADTELWAEIEHDYAVYGDESKFGGGKVIRDGMGQSTSALRSDGTPDTVITNAIIIDHWGIVKADIGIRDGHICAIGKSGNPDTMDGVHPALVIGASTEIIAGEGMIVTAGGIDTHIHFICPQQIQTALSSGVTTMIGGGTGPATGTKATTCTPGAWHIHRMLESAEAFPMNIGYLGKGNSSSTAPLIEQIEAGVIGLKLHEDWGTTPSAIDACLTAAGEHDVQVAIHTDTLNETGFLENTLAAINGRTIHTYHTEGAGGGHAPDIIRAAGESYVIPSSTNPTRPYTRNTVEEHLDMLMVCHHLDPSIPEDVAFADSRIRPETIAAEDILHDLGVFSIISSDSQAMGRVGEVIIRTWQTADKMKKQRGKLELNPDSPSDNDRIKRYIAKYTINPAIAHGIGHLVGSVEVGKLADLVVWKPAYFGVKPEIVIKGGMITFAQMGDPNASIPTPQPVFGRPMFGAYGSAIASGSITFVSQAAADAGIKETLGLKKRVEPVKGCRSVSKKDMIHNDVTPVIEVDPETYEVRADGELLTCEPADELPMAQRYFMF, from the coding sequence ATGAAACGAATGAGCCGTGAACAATACGCATCGATGTTCGGACCCACAACCGGTGATGCTGTCAGACTTGCGGATACCGAACTATGGGCAGAGATTGAACATGATTATGCCGTCTACGGAGACGAGAGCAAATTCGGGGGTGGTAAGGTTATCCGCGACGGGATGGGCCAATCTACCTCTGCCCTCCGTAGTGACGGTACCCCTGATACTGTTATCACCAACGCCATCATTATCGATCATTGGGGCATTGTAAAAGCAGATATCGGCATTCGGGATGGTCACATCTGCGCCATTGGCAAATCCGGTAACCCGGACACAATGGATGGTGTGCATCCCGCACTTGTCATCGGTGCTTCCACCGAAATCATCGCCGGTGAAGGCATGATTGTAACTGCTGGAGGCATCGATACCCATATTCATTTCATCTGTCCACAGCAGATTCAGACTGCGTTATCCTCCGGGGTCACGACCATGATCGGCGGTGGAACAGGACCGGCAACGGGAACCAAAGCTACCACTTGTACACCAGGAGCCTGGCACATCCACCGGATGTTAGAATCGGCAGAGGCTTTTCCCATGAACATCGGTTACCTCGGCAAAGGCAACAGTTCCAGTACCGCACCTTTAATCGAACAGATTGAAGCGGGTGTAATCGGCCTGAAGTTGCATGAAGATTGGGGTACTACCCCGAGCGCGATCGACGCCTGCCTGACTGCCGCCGGGGAACATGATGTTCAAGTCGCTATCCATACCGATACACTGAACGAAACCGGATTTCTCGAAAACACACTAGCAGCGATCAACGGCCGGACGATCCACACGTACCACACGGAAGGCGCTGGTGGCGGACACGCACCGGATATTATCCGTGCCGCTGGGGAGTCCTACGTCATCCCCTCATCAACCAATCCAACACGACCGTACACACGCAACACCGTGGAAGAACACCTTGATATGTTGATGGTCTGTCACCATCTGGACCCTTCCATCCCGGAAGATGTGGCTTTTGCCGATTCCCGGATTCGTCCAGAGACAATCGCAGCCGAAGACATTTTGCATGATCTTGGCGTGTTCAGCATCATCAGTTCCGATTCACAGGCCATGGGACGCGTGGGTGAAGTCATTATCCGTACCTGGCAGACAGCTGACAAAATGAAAAAACAGCGCGGCAAACTCGAACTCAACCCGGATTCACCGTCCGATAACGATCGGATCAAGCGATATATAGCCAAATACACCATTAATCCAGCTATCGCACATGGAATCGGTCATCTCGTCGGTTCGGTGGAAGTTGGCAAACTGGCAGATCTGGTGGTATGGAAACCGGCTTACTTCGGTGTTAAACCCGAGATCGTCATCAAAGGTGGCATGATTACATTCGCCCAGATGGGTGATCCCAATGCGTCCATCCCGACACCTCAGCCCGTATTCGGCAGGCCCATGTTCGGAGCCTATGGTAGCGCCATCGCCAGCGGATCAATCACCTTTGTCTCCCAAGCCGCGGCAGATGCAGGGATCAAAGAGACATTGGGCCTGAAGAAACGGGTTGAACCGGTCAAAGGCTGCCGCTCGGTCAGCAAAAAAGACATGATTCATAACGATGTCACCCCCGTTATTGAAGTCGATCCCGAAACCTATGAGGTACGCGCCGACGGCGAACTGCTCACATGCGAACCCGCAGACGAGTTGCCTATGGCACAGCGGTACTTTATGTTTTGA
- a CDS encoding urease subunit beta, whose translation MIPGEYRLKPDDDIICHPDRSTLRLIVLNRGDRPVQVGSHVHFYEVNAALDFDRTSAFGHRLHIPAGTAVRFEPGEEKPVELTTFGGKRQIHGFNGLTEGSADQAPDPQKLETFLKTFSPPIQDGGEPS comes from the coding sequence ATGATTCCTGGTGAATACCGTTTGAAGCCAGATGACGACATCATCTGTCATCCGGATCGTTCAACCCTACGCCTGATTGTCCTTAACCGCGGCGACCGCCCCGTCCAGGTCGGATCTCACGTTCACTTCTATGAAGTTAATGCGGCACTGGACTTTGATCGCACGTCAGCTTTCGGACATCGCCTGCACATTCCGGCAGGTACCGCAGTCCGCTTCGAACCCGGTGAAGAGAAGCCGGTTGAACTCACGACCTTTGGCGGCAAACGCCAGATTCACGGGTTCAACGGATTAACCGAAGGTTCTGCGGATCAAGCTCCTGATCCACAGAAACTGGAGACATTCCTGAAGACGTTCTCTCCTCCCATACAAGATGGGGGTGAACCTTCATGA
- a CDS encoding urease subunit gamma, which produces MHWTEQEKEKLLITVAANLSRERRARGLKLNVPEAIALLTSELMERARDGMSVAELMRYGGTILTREDCMDGVPDMIPEVQVEATFPDGTKLVTVHEPIR; this is translated from the coding sequence TTGCACTGGACTGAGCAGGAAAAGGAAAAACTCCTGATTACCGTGGCCGCTAACCTCTCCCGTGAACGAAGAGCACGCGGACTTAAGTTGAATGTTCCCGAAGCCATCGCCTTGTTGACCTCCGAATTGATGGAACGAGCACGGGATGGAATGAGTGTTGCCGAATTAATGAGATACGGAGGTACCATCCTGACACGCGAAGACTGCATGGATGGCGTTCCCGATATGATTCCTGAAGTACAGGTAGAAGCCACATTTCCTGACGGTACGAAACTGGTTACCGTACATGAACCTATACGCTGA
- the urtA gene encoding urea ABC transporter substrate-binding protein, translating to MKKRSVKLWSILLGAVIVMTGCVEGAAPPEASGSGGTGEPAASGEPIKVGILHSLSGTMAISEVSVKDAEMLAIEEINAAGGVLGKQIEPVVEDGASDWPTFAEKAGKLLQQDKVAAVFGGWTSASRKAMLPVFEQNKGLLFYPVQYEGLESSPNIFYTGATTNQQIVPSVTWLLENRGKTFYLLGSDYVFPKTANQVIKAQLAAEGGEVVGEEYTPLGHTDYSTIISKIKAAKPDIVYNTLNGDSNVAFFKQLKDAGISSDQMTTLSVSVAEEEIRGIGADVLKGHLASWNYYQTTDTPENATFVAKYKEKYGADRVTADPIEAGYVAVYLWKAAVEKAGSTDVEKVKAAAKGLEFDAPEGKVTVDGENQHIYKTVRIGEVQEDGQFKELWNSGEPVKPDPYLKTYEWGASLSAK from the coding sequence TTGAAGAAGAGGTCGGTCAAGTTATGGAGTATTTTGCTCGGTGCGGTCATTGTGATGACAGGATGTGTGGAGGGAGCTGCGCCGCCTGAAGCGTCGGGTTCAGGTGGTACAGGAGAGCCGGCGGCATCCGGTGAACCGATTAAAGTTGGCATCCTACATTCCCTCAGCGGAACGATGGCGATCAGTGAGGTGTCTGTTAAAGATGCCGAGATGCTTGCCATTGAAGAGATCAACGCCGCGGGCGGAGTTCTGGGTAAACAGATCGAGCCTGTAGTTGAGGATGGCGCTTCAGATTGGCCTACTTTTGCGGAGAAGGCTGGAAAGCTGCTACAACAAGATAAGGTCGCTGCGGTATTTGGCGGATGGACCTCTGCTAGTCGGAAGGCTATGCTCCCAGTGTTTGAACAGAACAAAGGTCTATTGTTTTATCCAGTGCAATATGAAGGATTGGAATCATCGCCAAATATTTTTTATACAGGAGCAACAACGAATCAGCAGATCGTTCCATCCGTAACCTGGTTGCTGGAGAACAGGGGTAAGACGTTTTATCTGCTCGGTTCAGATTATGTATTCCCGAAAACGGCCAATCAGGTCATTAAGGCGCAACTCGCAGCAGAAGGCGGCGAAGTGGTGGGTGAGGAATATACACCGCTGGGACATACCGATTATAGTACCATCATTAGCAAAATCAAGGCTGCAAAGCCGGATATTGTATACAATACGCTGAACGGAGACAGTAATGTAGCTTTCTTCAAACAATTGAAGGATGCTGGAATCTCCTCGGATCAGATGACAACCTTGTCGGTCAGTGTAGCGGAGGAAGAAATCCGTGGCATTGGTGCAGACGTATTGAAGGGGCATCTGGCTTCATGGAATTATTATCAGACAACGGATACGCCTGAGAATGCAACATTTGTTGCCAAGTATAAAGAAAAATATGGCGCTGATAGAGTGACAGCAGATCCAATTGAAGCGGGATATGTAGCAGTTTATCTCTGGAAGGCGGCGGTGGAAAAAGCAGGATCAACCGACGTGGAGAAGGTGAAAGCGGCTGCCAAGGGTCTGGAGTTTGATGCTCCCGAAGGTAAGGTAACTGTGGATGGAGAGAATCAACATATCTACAAAACGGTGCGGATCGGTGAGGTGCAGGAAGACGGGCAGTTCAAGGAATTGTGGAATTCTGGTGAACCTGTCAAGCCGGACCCTTATCTGAAAACGTATGAATGGGGAGCTTCCCTCAGCGCTAAATAA
- the urtB gene encoding urea ABC transporter permease subunit UrtB, with the protein MDMFILQMFNGLSISSILLLIALGLAVTFGLMNVINMAHGELIMIGAYATYVTQNLFMSYAPAAWFGAYFVVALPIAFIVAALIGWLLEVVLIRHLYGRPLDSLLATWGVGMMLQQLARTIFGASNVGVSSPAWLNGGLAISGGIVFPYKRIFIIALVAVVLLCMYLYIYRTSSGRRMRAVMQNRSMAGCLGISTRRVDGMTFAIGSGIAGIAGCALTLIGPIGPSLGTYYIVDAFMVVVLGGVGKLVGTVCGALGIGMFNMLFETYTSASIGKVLVFVCIVAFLQWKPRGLVAIRTRSLD; encoded by the coding sequence ATGGATATGTTTATCCTGCAGATGTTCAACGGTCTGAGTATCAGTTCAATTCTGTTGTTGATTGCATTGGGGCTTGCAGTAACATTTGGGCTGATGAATGTGATCAACATGGCTCACGGTGAACTGATCATGATCGGTGCGTATGCAACGTATGTAACACAAAATCTGTTTATGTCCTATGCTCCCGCGGCGTGGTTCGGTGCTTACTTTGTTGTGGCTCTGCCGATTGCGTTCATTGTAGCTGCTCTGATTGGCTGGTTGCTTGAAGTGGTGTTGATCAGGCATCTGTATGGCAGGCCGTTGGACAGTCTGCTTGCGACGTGGGGTGTAGGCATGATGCTGCAACAACTGGCCCGTACGATATTCGGAGCGTCGAATGTGGGGGTATCCAGTCCAGCCTGGCTCAATGGTGGATTGGCGATCTCGGGTGGCATTGTATTTCCGTATAAACGAATTTTCATTATCGCACTGGTTGCGGTTGTGCTGCTGTGCATGTACCTCTATATCTATCGAACATCTTCCGGAAGACGAATGAGGGCTGTAATGCAGAATCGGAGCATGGCGGGCTGTCTGGGCATTTCGACACGACGGGTAGATGGCATGACCTTTGCGATTGGTTCGGGAATCGCTGGAATCGCTGGTTGTGCGTTAACGCTCATTGGTCCCATTGGTCCTTCGCTTGGTACGTATTATATTGTGGATGCGTTCATGGTGGTTGTCCTGGGTGGTGTGGGGAAATTGGTCGGAACCGTGTGCGGTGCACTGGGGATCGGTATGTTCAACATGTTGTTCGAAACCTATACCTCGGCTTCCATTGGAAAGGTGCTCGTGTTCGTATGTATCGTTGCTTTTCTGCAATGGAAACCACGCGGCTTGGTCGCGATACGCACACGGAGTCTCGATTAA